In Scylla paramamosain isolate STU-SP2022 chromosome 30, ASM3559412v1, whole genome shotgun sequence, the following are encoded in one genomic region:
- the LOC135115890 gene encoding 15-hydroxyprostaglandin dehydrogenase [NAD(+)]-like, with the protein MGSCLESQSKEQTQPESDRTGGGKSMEIKGSVIIITGAARGLGKAFAEALLDRGAKICVADIDIEQGQSTVAELQAKHGEGSVIFVSCNVTSDDDFKAVWDATVEKLGPVNVLINNAGIGNEQEWDKTVAVNLGGCMRGTLLALDRMGTNKGGSGGVVVNISSIVGVKANPFGPVYSATKHAIIGLVRSLGHDFHFKISGVKVQALCPSLVKTELLANSMKKAFSPEVVQALSKFSSGLKDLTSETVANSLVKLLEEGRNGACLVVEAEKDPYYVEAPISS; encoded by the exons ATGGGCAGCTGCCTCGAGTCGCAGTCCAAGGAGCAGACACAACCAGAGTCTGACAG GACAGGCGGAGGGAAGAGCATGGAGATCAAGGGAAGCGTCATTATCATCACGGGCGCCGCAAGAGGGCTAGGAAAAGCGTTCGCTGAGGCCTTGTTGGATCGCGGCGCAAAG ATCTGTGTGGCTGACATAGACATTGAGCAGGGGCAGTCTACTGTGGCAGAGCTGCAGGCCAAGCATGGTGAAGGCAGTGTCATTTTTGTCTCCTGCAATGTAACAAGTGATGATGACTTTAAAG CGGTCTGGGATGCTACAGTGGAGAAGTTGGGACCAGTGAACGTGCTCATCAATAATGCTGGCATTGGCAACGAGCAAGAATGGGATAAAACAGTTGCAGTAAATCTT GGAGGCTGCATGAGGGGGACACTGCTGGCTCTGGACCGCATGGGCACCAACAAGGGAGGCTCAGGAGGAGTGGTGGTCAACATTTCCAGCATTGTGGGTGTCAAGGCAAATCCGTTTGGCCCTGTTTACTCAGCCACCAAGCATGCCATTATTGGGCTTGTACGGAGTTTAGGG CATGATTTCCACTTCAAGATCAGTGGAGTGAAAGTTCAGGCTTTGTGCCCAAGCTTAGTGAAGACAGAACTGCTGGCAAATTCCATGAAGAAAGCCTTCTCTCCTGAAGTAGTACAAGCCCTATCAAAGTTTTCATCTGGCCTCAAGGATCTGAC TTCAGAGACTGTGGCCAACAGCTTGGTGAAGCTGCTAGAGGAGGGACGCAATGGAGCTTGTCTAGTTGTGGAAGCAGAAAAAGACCCCTACTATGTGGAAGCTCCCATCTCTTCCTAG
- the LOC135115883 gene encoding PAT complex subunit CCDC47-like isoform X2: MRVLVLVLVVAAAVSVSGRAQDYEDNDFAEFEVFEEEEEVMEDDDDQGSEDPSPRGGGVAGGGGGGGGGGGVGAGVRSSMEGQAGAAEAEVEEDEEAVVEDEDENDEFSHFHDEEEFIGFDSERPQGARMPKTQEEPKITIANVPLHLRSNWDSFYLEMLMIAGLVVYFINFIVGKSKNQKLANAWFTSHKNLLEQNFALVGDDGKQVPESGGLQKESENVYTLWCSGRTNMEGMLVELKFIKRQDMIGVVSQLIRPSSDQLLVKVHLDEMDSFVFALATKKTAARLSKEMTDISTFCPEKKSADKFGFGSQYVLMNELGEVASTVLGDPKVTAVLNKFSGMVDFLHFSDQYSGPKQPEDTQPTKLPEVRRALVFGFNFPGRGNPSLEAIESMRPLLQLVFHVTDKLRRFKLSKEGKAKAEKNRSRVEEAFLKATHAARAEMAQAKREERKRMEREKMLEIDDPDKQRKWEEREQRRQMKRRAPKMKQLKA; encoded by the exons ATGAGAGTCctggtgttggtgctggtggtcgCTGCAGCTGTGAGTGTGAGCGGCCGCGCACAGGACTATGAGGACAATGACTTTGCTGAGTTTGAGgtgtttgaggaggaggaggaagtgatggaggatgatgatgaccaGGGAAGTGAAGACCCCAGTCCTCGAGGCGGTGGTGtagcaggaggtggagggggagggggaggtggtggtggtgtaggggcAGGAGTGAGATCAAGCATGGAAGGCCaagcaggagcagcagaggcagaagtggaggaggatgaagaagctGTTGTAGAG gatgaagatgagaatgATGAGTTTAGTCACTTCCATGATGAAGAGGAATTCATCGGGTTTGACAGTGAACGGCCACAGGGAGCACGCATGCCCAAGACACAGGAGGAGCCCAAGATCACCATTGCTAAT GTTCCTCTTCACCTGCGGAGCAACTGGGACAGCTTCTATCTAGAGATGCTGATGATTGCTGGTCTGGTGGTCTACTTCATCAACTTCATTGTTGGCAAATCCAAGAACCAGAAGTTGGCCAATGCTTGGTTCACCTCCCACAAGAACCTCCTGGAGCAGAACTTTGCCCTTGTTG GGGATGATGGGAAGCAGGTGCCAGAGAGTGGAGGTCTGCAAAAGGAATCTGAAAATGTGTACACTCTTTGGTGCTCTGGCCGCACCAACATGGAGGGCATGCTGGTGGAACTCAAGTTTATCAAG AGGCAAGACATGATAGGAGTGGTGTCCCAGCTCATCCGTCCCTCCAGTGATCAGCTGCTGGTCAAAGTTCACCTGGATGAAATGGATTCCTTTGTGTTTGCTCTGGCCACCAAGAAGACAGCTGCCAGACTTTCAAAAGAGATGACAGACATT AGCACCTTCTGTCCTGAGAAGAAATCAGCAGACAAGTTTGGGTTTGGCTCCCAGTATGTGTTAATGAATGAGCTTGGAGAGGTGGCGTCCACAGTGCTGGGAGACCCCAAAGTGACGGCTGTGCTCAACAAGTTCTCTGGAATGGTTGATTTCTTGCACTTCTCTGACCAATACTCAGGACCAAAGCAACCAGA AGACACCCAGCCAACCAAGTTGCCGGAGGTACGTCGTGCTCTTGTTTTTGGCTTCAATTTCCCTGGCCGTGGCAACCCATCCTTGGAAGCCATAGAGAGCATGCGGCCACTCCTGCAGTTGGTGTTCCATGTCACGGATAAGCTGCGCCGCTTTAAGCTGAGCAAAGAG GGTAAGGCCAAGGCAGAGAAGAATCGGTCACGAGTGGAGGAGGCATTCCTAAAGGCAACTCATGCAGCCCGTGCTGAGATGGCACAGGCCAAGCGGGAGGAGCGGAAGCGCATGGAGCGTGAGAAGATGCTGGAG ATTGATGACCCAGATAAACAGAGGAAGTGGGAAGAGCGTGAGCAGCGACGGCAGATGAAGAGGCGTGCCCCCAAGATGAAGCAACTCAAG GCATGA
- the LOC135115887 gene encoding zinc finger CCHC-type and RNA-binding motif-containing protein 1-like, with protein MALAAPRRGDRGSSLAPSSSTVYVSNLPFSLTNNDLTKIFEKFGKVVRVTILRDKETRKSRGVAFLLYLTREEAQACVRNTDGCTLFGRTVKASIAKDNGRAPEFIRRREYPDKSRCYECGEFGHLSYACPNNLLGDRDPPKKKSKKRKKEAESKTKKLCKSGDTDEEADEEEENFEDESLSAAIKYQQELREAETFQERISVGDHLKKTEEKHKAKIKKSSYFSDEEELSDS; from the exons atggcTTTGGCGGCACCAAGGCGGGGTGACCGAGGCTCCTCCCTGGCCCCAAGCAGCAGCACAGTGTATGTCTCCAACCTGCCCTTCTCCCTCACCAATAATGACCTCACCAAGATATTTGAAAAGTTTGGGAAAGTTGTCAG GGTAACAATTCTGAGGGACAAGGAGACCCGCAAGAGCCGTGGTGTGGCATTTCTGCTTTACCTGACACGAGAGGAGGCCCAAGCATGTGTGCGCAACACTGATGGCTGTACACTCTTTGGCCGCACAGTGAAGGCCAGCATTGCCAAGGACAATGGCCGTGCCCCTGAGTTCATAAGGCGACGAGAATATCCTGACAAATCaag GTGCTACGAGTGTGGGGAGTTTGGCCATCTGAGTTATGCTTGCCCTAACAACTTACTAGGGGACCGAGACCCTCCCAAGAAGAAgtcaaagaagagaaagaaggaagccgAGTCAAAGACAAAGAAGCTCTGCAAGTCAGGGGACACTGATGAAGAggcagatgaggaggaagaaaactttgaGGACGAGTCTCTGAGTGCAGCCATTAAATATCAG CAAGAATTACGGGAGGCAGAGACCTTCCAGGAGAGGATTTCTGTTGGGGATCActtgaagaaaacagaagagaagcaTAAGGCAAAGATCAAGAAATCTTCATACTTCAGTGATGAAGAAGAATTGAGTGACAGCTGA
- the LOC135115883 gene encoding PAT complex subunit CCDC47-like isoform X1: MRVLVLVLVVAAAVSVSGRAQDYEDNDFAEFEVFEEEEEVMEDDDDQGSEDPSPRGGGVAGGGGGGGGGGGVGAGVRSSMEGQAGAAEAEVEEDEEAVVEDEDENDEFSHFHDEEEFIGFDSERPQGARMPKTQEEPKITIANVPLHLRSNWDSFYLEMLMIAGLVVYFINFIVGKSKNQKLANAWFTSHKNLLEQNFALVGDDGKQVPESGGLQKESENVYTLWCSGRTNMEGMLVELKFIKRQDMIGVVSQLIRPSSDQLLVKVHLDEMDSFVFALATKKTAARLSKEMTDISTFCPEKKSADKFGFGSQYVLMNELGEVASTVLGDPKVTAVLNKFSGMVDFLHFSDQYSGPKQPEDTQPTKLPEVRRALVFGFNFPGRGNPSLEAIESMRPLLQLVFHVTDKLRRFKLSKEGKAKAEKNRSRVEEAFLKATHAARAEMAQAKREERKRMEREKMLEIDDPDKQRKWEEREQRRQMKRRAPKMKQLKTS, encoded by the exons ATGAGAGTCctggtgttggtgctggtggtcgCTGCAGCTGTGAGTGTGAGCGGCCGCGCACAGGACTATGAGGACAATGACTTTGCTGAGTTTGAGgtgtttgaggaggaggaggaagtgatggaggatgatgatgaccaGGGAAGTGAAGACCCCAGTCCTCGAGGCGGTGGTGtagcaggaggtggagggggagggggaggtggtggtggtgtaggggcAGGAGTGAGATCAAGCATGGAAGGCCaagcaggagcagcagaggcagaagtggaggaggatgaagaagctGTTGTAGAG gatgaagatgagaatgATGAGTTTAGTCACTTCCATGATGAAGAGGAATTCATCGGGTTTGACAGTGAACGGCCACAGGGAGCACGCATGCCCAAGACACAGGAGGAGCCCAAGATCACCATTGCTAAT GTTCCTCTTCACCTGCGGAGCAACTGGGACAGCTTCTATCTAGAGATGCTGATGATTGCTGGTCTGGTGGTCTACTTCATCAACTTCATTGTTGGCAAATCCAAGAACCAGAAGTTGGCCAATGCTTGGTTCACCTCCCACAAGAACCTCCTGGAGCAGAACTTTGCCCTTGTTG GGGATGATGGGAAGCAGGTGCCAGAGAGTGGAGGTCTGCAAAAGGAATCTGAAAATGTGTACACTCTTTGGTGCTCTGGCCGCACCAACATGGAGGGCATGCTGGTGGAACTCAAGTTTATCAAG AGGCAAGACATGATAGGAGTGGTGTCCCAGCTCATCCGTCCCTCCAGTGATCAGCTGCTGGTCAAAGTTCACCTGGATGAAATGGATTCCTTTGTGTTTGCTCTGGCCACCAAGAAGACAGCTGCCAGACTTTCAAAAGAGATGACAGACATT AGCACCTTCTGTCCTGAGAAGAAATCAGCAGACAAGTTTGGGTTTGGCTCCCAGTATGTGTTAATGAATGAGCTTGGAGAGGTGGCGTCCACAGTGCTGGGAGACCCCAAAGTGACGGCTGTGCTCAACAAGTTCTCTGGAATGGTTGATTTCTTGCACTTCTCTGACCAATACTCAGGACCAAAGCAACCAGA AGACACCCAGCCAACCAAGTTGCCGGAGGTACGTCGTGCTCTTGTTTTTGGCTTCAATTTCCCTGGCCGTGGCAACCCATCCTTGGAAGCCATAGAGAGCATGCGGCCACTCCTGCAGTTGGTGTTCCATGTCACGGATAAGCTGCGCCGCTTTAAGCTGAGCAAAGAG GGTAAGGCCAAGGCAGAGAAGAATCGGTCACGAGTGGAGGAGGCATTCCTAAAGGCAACTCATGCAGCCCGTGCTGAGATGGCACAGGCCAAGCGGGAGGAGCGGAAGCGCATGGAGCGTGAGAAGATGCTGGAG ATTGATGACCCAGATAAACAGAGGAAGTGGGAAGAGCGTGAGCAGCGACGGCAGATGAAGAGGCGTGCCCCCAAGATGAAGCAACTCAAG ACTTCATAG